One window from the genome of Pyrus communis chromosome 16, drPyrComm1.1, whole genome shotgun sequence encodes:
- the LOC137721418 gene encoding protein DETOXIFICATION 49-like — translation MCKVTSPLCCNGNTDHHYLVSINDSKEPKTLTSPLISKTITPQPEQVHKSQFKPHKRSHFSLALKEANSIAAIAFPMILTGLLLYSRSMISMLFLGGLGELALAGGSLAVGFANITGYSILSGLAMGMEPLCGQAFGAKKNTLLGLSLQRTVLLLLFTSLPISLLWLNMKKILLICGQDEAIAAEAQLYLLCSLPDLLAQSFLHPLRIYLRSQSITLPLTLCATLAIILHIPINYLLVSHLDLGIKGVALSGVWSNFNLVASVIVYIIVSGVHKKTWGGISMDCFREWRTLLNLAVPSCISVCLEWWWYEIMILLCGLLINPRATVASMGVLIQTTALIYIFPSSLSFSVSTRVGNEIGANNPKKAKLAAIVGLCCSFMLGLSALVFATTVRNIWASMFTQDKDIIALTSMVLPIIGLCELGNCPQTTGCGVLRGTARPKVGANINLGCFYLVGMPVAVGLGFFLGFDFQGLWLGLLAAEGSCALTMLVVLGRTDWEFEARKAKELTGADAAEVAVGDSEDVEEDKPSKAEIKEDCLCLLGELDYDNNNKNDNYSSHV, via the coding sequence ATGTGCAAAGTGACATCTCCTCTCTGCTGCAATGGCAATACAGACCACCATTACCTTGTCTCCATCAACGACTCAAAggaacccaaaaccctaacttcTCCATtgatatccaaaaccataacacCCCAACCAGAACAAGTACATAAATCACAGTTCAAACCCCACAAAAGATCCCATTTTTCTTTGGCTTTAAAAGAAGCGAATTCCATAGCTGCCATAGCTTTCCCAATGATACTCACCGGCTTATTGCTTTACTCAAGGTCAATGATCTCCATGCTCTTCCTCGGCGGCCTCGGCGAGCTCGCCTTAGCGGGCGGTTCCCTCGCCGTGGGCTTCGCCAACATCACCGGTTACTCTATCCTCTCCGGACTCGCCATGGGAATGGAACCTCTCTGCGGCCAAGCTTTTGGCGCCAAAAAAAACACTCTACTCGGCCTCTCTTTGCAGAGGACGGTCCTCCTCCTACTATTTACATCCTTACCCATTTCTCTTCTCTGGCTGAACATGAAGAAAATCCTCCTCATCTGCGGCCAGGACGAAGCCATCGCCGCCGAAGCTCAGTTGTACCTCCTCTGTTCTCTCCCTGATCTTCTCGCTCAATCTTTTCTCCACCCTCTGAGAATTTACCTCAGAAGTCAATCCATCACTCTGCCTCTCACATTGTGCGCAACCCTCGCAATCATCCTCCACATTCCCATCAACTATTTACTCGTTTCCCACCTCGATTTGGGAATCAAAGGTGTTGCTCTTAGTGGGGTTTGGTCTAACTTCAACCTCGTAGCTTCCGTGATTGTATACATCATCGTCTCTGGGGTCCACAAGAAAACCTGGGGAGGGATTTCAATGGATTGTTTCAGAGAATGGAGGACTCTTCTAAATTTAGCGGTGCCCAGCTGCATTTCTGTGTGTTTAGAATGGTGGTGGTATGAGATCATGATCTTGCTCTGTGGGTTGTTAATAAATCCGAGAGCCACCGTTGCTTCGATGGGCGTTCTAATTCAAACTACCGCTTTAATCTACATATTTCCTTCTTCCTTAAGCTTCAGTGTGTCCACGAGAGTCGGCAACGAAATCGGGGCGAACAACCCGAAAAAAGCGAAACTTGCAGCCATTGTAGGGCTCTGCTGCAGCTTTATGCTAGGCCTTTCAGCTCTGGTGTTTGCAACAACGGTGAGGAACATTTGGGCAAGCATGTTCACACAAGACAAAGACATTATAGCGCTAACATCGATGGTATTGCCGATAATCGGGCTCTGCGAGCTCGGAAACTGCCCTCAGACGACGGGGTGCGGAGTTCTGAGAGGCACTGCAAGGCCGAAAGTCGGAGCAAACATAAACTTGGGGTGCTTTTATCTTGTCGGAATGCCGGTGGCCGTGGGGTTGGGATTCTTTCTTGGGTTTGATTTTCAGGGGCTGTGGCTCGGCCTCTTGGCGGCGGAGGGCAGCTGCGCTCTGACCATGTTGGTGGTTTTGGGTCGTACAGATTGGGAGTTTGAAGCTCGGAAAGCCAAAGAGCTGACCGGGGCTGATGCTGCTGAGGTGGCAGTTGGTGACAGCGAAGATGTTGAGGAGGACAAGCCAAGCAAAGCTGAAATCAAGGAAGATTGTTTATGTTTATTAGGTGAGTTAGATtacgataataataataaaaacgatAATTATAGCTCACATGTTTAG
- the LOC137720675 gene encoding serine/arginine-rich splicing factor RS40-like isoform X1: protein MRPIFCGNFEYDARQNELERLFGRYGKVDRVDMKSGFAFIYMEDERDAEYAIRGLDRKEFGRKGRRLRVEWTKVANQERGTRRSGASRRSSTNTRPSKTLFVINFDPYHTRTKDLERHFDSYGKIVSVRIRRNFAFVQYESQEDATRALEATNMSKLMDRVISVEYAVRDDDERSDGFSPDQRSRDRSPDRGRDRRRSPSPYKRERGSPDYGRGPSPGPYRRERGSPDYGHVTSPYRRERVSPDYGRGRSPSPYRRDRSDHGRVSSRSPRKERVSTDRVRDRSRSRSPYGREKLEVDNGHGPSRSPYKRERGSPENGPRRGPYKRERDSPEIGRLPSSSPYKRERASPENGRGPSGSPYERERTSPENGRVASPNSPPEARDSPNYGGPESPMNERYSSRSPQAEEE from the exons ATGAGGCCAATTTTTTGTGGGAATTTTGAATATGATGCTCGACAGAATGAACTGGAGCGGCTGTTTGGTAGATATGGGAAAGTTGATAGGGTCGATATGAAGTCTG GGTTTGCTTTCATCTATATGGAGGATGAGAGAGATGCTGAATATGCCATTCGGGGACTTGACCGAAAAGAATTTGGTCGAAAAGGACGCAGGCTACGTGTCGAATGGACAAAGGTAGCAAAT CAAGAACGTGGTACTAGAAGATCTGGTGCATCAAGAAGATCTTCGACTAATACAAGACCTTCAAAGACCTTGTTCGTCATAAATTTTGATCCATATCACACAAGGACCAAGGATTTGGAGAGGCATTTTGATTCATATGGGAAAATCGTCAGTGTAAGGATCAGAAGAAATTTTGCATTTGTTCAATATGAGTCGCAAGAGGATGCTACCAGGGCATTGGAAGCTACAAACATGAG CAAGTTGATGGATCGAGTTATATCAGTGGAATATGCAGTTCGTGATGATGATGAAAGAAGTGATGGATTTAGCCCTGACCAGAGAAGTCGTGATAGGTCTCCAGACAGAGGCCGTGATAGAAGAAGGTCCCCAAGTCCCTACAAAAGAGAGAGAGGTAGCCCTGATTATGGTCGTGGCCCTAGCCCCGGCCCCTACCGGAGAGAGAGGGGCAGTCCTGATTATGGACATGTAACAAGTCCTTATAGAAGAGAGAGAGTAAGTCCTGACTATGGCCGCGGGCGCAGCCCAAGTCCATATAGGAGGGACAGGTCTGATCATGGCCGCGTCTCTAGTCGTAGTCCTAGAAAAGAGAGGGTGAGTACTGACCGTGTTCGTGATCGTAGCCGTAGCCGAAGTCCTTATGGAAGAGAGAAGCTTGAGGTAGACAATGGCCATGGTCCCAGTCGGAGCCCAtataagagagagaggggtagTCCTGAAAATGGTCCCAGACGTGGTCCAtataagagagagagggatagtCCTGAAATTGGCCGTCTCCCAAGCAGTAGTCCATATAAGAGAGAGAGGGCCAGTCCTGAAAATGGTCGTGGCCCCAGTGGAAGTCCTTATGAAAGGGAGAGGACCAGTCCGGAAAATGGTCGCGTTGCAAGCCCAAATTCTCCGCCTGAAGCTAGGGACAGCCCCAACTATGGAGGGCCTGAAAGCCCCATGAATGAGAGATATAGCAG CCGTTCTCCACAAGCTGAGGAGGAATGA
- the LOC137720675 gene encoding serine/arginine-rich splicing factor RS40-like isoform X2, whose product MRPIFCGNFEYDARQNELERLFGRYGKVDRVDMKSGFAFIYMEDERDAEYAIRGLDRKEFGRKGRRLRVEWTKQERGTRRSGASRRSSTNTRPSKTLFVINFDPYHTRTKDLERHFDSYGKIVSVRIRRNFAFVQYESQEDATRALEATNMSKLMDRVISVEYAVRDDDERSDGFSPDQRSRDRSPDRGRDRRRSPSPYKRERGSPDYGRGPSPGPYRRERGSPDYGHVTSPYRRERVSPDYGRGRSPSPYRRDRSDHGRVSSRSPRKERVSTDRVRDRSRSRSPYGREKLEVDNGHGPSRSPYKRERGSPENGPRRGPYKRERDSPEIGRLPSSSPYKRERASPENGRGPSGSPYERERTSPENGRVASPNSPPEARDSPNYGGPESPMNERYSSRSPQAEEE is encoded by the exons ATGAGGCCAATTTTTTGTGGGAATTTTGAATATGATGCTCGACAGAATGAACTGGAGCGGCTGTTTGGTAGATATGGGAAAGTTGATAGGGTCGATATGAAGTCTG GGTTTGCTTTCATCTATATGGAGGATGAGAGAGATGCTGAATATGCCATTCGGGGACTTGACCGAAAAGAATTTGGTCGAAAAGGACGCAGGCTACGTGTCGAATGGACAAAG CAAGAACGTGGTACTAGAAGATCTGGTGCATCAAGAAGATCTTCGACTAATACAAGACCTTCAAAGACCTTGTTCGTCATAAATTTTGATCCATATCACACAAGGACCAAGGATTTGGAGAGGCATTTTGATTCATATGGGAAAATCGTCAGTGTAAGGATCAGAAGAAATTTTGCATTTGTTCAATATGAGTCGCAAGAGGATGCTACCAGGGCATTGGAAGCTACAAACATGAG CAAGTTGATGGATCGAGTTATATCAGTGGAATATGCAGTTCGTGATGATGATGAAAGAAGTGATGGATTTAGCCCTGACCAGAGAAGTCGTGATAGGTCTCCAGACAGAGGCCGTGATAGAAGAAGGTCCCCAAGTCCCTACAAAAGAGAGAGAGGTAGCCCTGATTATGGTCGTGGCCCTAGCCCCGGCCCCTACCGGAGAGAGAGGGGCAGTCCTGATTATGGACATGTAACAAGTCCTTATAGAAGAGAGAGAGTAAGTCCTGACTATGGCCGCGGGCGCAGCCCAAGTCCATATAGGAGGGACAGGTCTGATCATGGCCGCGTCTCTAGTCGTAGTCCTAGAAAAGAGAGGGTGAGTACTGACCGTGTTCGTGATCGTAGCCGTAGCCGAAGTCCTTATGGAAGAGAGAAGCTTGAGGTAGACAATGGCCATGGTCCCAGTCGGAGCCCAtataagagagagaggggtagTCCTGAAAATGGTCCCAGACGTGGTCCAtataagagagagagggatagtCCTGAAATTGGCCGTCTCCCAAGCAGTAGTCCATATAAGAGAGAGAGGGCCAGTCCTGAAAATGGTCGTGGCCCCAGTGGAAGTCCTTATGAAAGGGAGAGGACCAGTCCGGAAAATGGTCGCGTTGCAAGCCCAAATTCTCCGCCTGAAGCTAGGGACAGCCCCAACTATGGAGGGCCTGAAAGCCCCATGAATGAGAGATATAGCAG CCGTTCTCCACAAGCTGAGGAGGAATGA
- the LOC137720675 gene encoding serine/arginine-rich splicing factor RS40-like isoform X3, whose product MEDERDAEYAIRGLDRKEFGRKGRRLRVEWTKVANQERGTRRSGASRRSSTNTRPSKTLFVINFDPYHTRTKDLERHFDSYGKIVSVRIRRNFAFVQYESQEDATRALEATNMSKLMDRVISVEYAVRDDDERSDGFSPDQRSRDRSPDRGRDRRRSPSPYKRERGSPDYGRGPSPGPYRRERGSPDYGHVTSPYRRERVSPDYGRGRSPSPYRRDRSDHGRVSSRSPRKERVSTDRVRDRSRSRSPYGREKLEVDNGHGPSRSPYKRERGSPENGPRRGPYKRERDSPEIGRLPSSSPYKRERASPENGRGPSGSPYERERTSPENGRVASPNSPPEARDSPNYGGPESPMNERYSSRSPQAEEE is encoded by the exons ATGGAGGATGAGAGAGATGCTGAATATGCCATTCGGGGACTTGACCGAAAAGAATTTGGTCGAAAAGGACGCAGGCTACGTGTCGAATGGACAAAGGTAGCAAAT CAAGAACGTGGTACTAGAAGATCTGGTGCATCAAGAAGATCTTCGACTAATACAAGACCTTCAAAGACCTTGTTCGTCATAAATTTTGATCCATATCACACAAGGACCAAGGATTTGGAGAGGCATTTTGATTCATATGGGAAAATCGTCAGTGTAAGGATCAGAAGAAATTTTGCATTTGTTCAATATGAGTCGCAAGAGGATGCTACCAGGGCATTGGAAGCTACAAACATGAG CAAGTTGATGGATCGAGTTATATCAGTGGAATATGCAGTTCGTGATGATGATGAAAGAAGTGATGGATTTAGCCCTGACCAGAGAAGTCGTGATAGGTCTCCAGACAGAGGCCGTGATAGAAGAAGGTCCCCAAGTCCCTACAAAAGAGAGAGAGGTAGCCCTGATTATGGTCGTGGCCCTAGCCCCGGCCCCTACCGGAGAGAGAGGGGCAGTCCTGATTATGGACATGTAACAAGTCCTTATAGAAGAGAGAGAGTAAGTCCTGACTATGGCCGCGGGCGCAGCCCAAGTCCATATAGGAGGGACAGGTCTGATCATGGCCGCGTCTCTAGTCGTAGTCCTAGAAAAGAGAGGGTGAGTACTGACCGTGTTCGTGATCGTAGCCGTAGCCGAAGTCCTTATGGAAGAGAGAAGCTTGAGGTAGACAATGGCCATGGTCCCAGTCGGAGCCCAtataagagagagaggggtagTCCTGAAAATGGTCCCAGACGTGGTCCAtataagagagagagggatagtCCTGAAATTGGCCGTCTCCCAAGCAGTAGTCCATATAAGAGAGAGAGGGCCAGTCCTGAAAATGGTCGTGGCCCCAGTGGAAGTCCTTATGAAAGGGAGAGGACCAGTCCGGAAAATGGTCGCGTTGCAAGCCCAAATTCTCCGCCTGAAGCTAGGGACAGCCCCAACTATGGAGGGCCTGAAAGCCCCATGAATGAGAGATATAGCAG CCGTTCTCCACAAGCTGAGGAGGAATGA
- the LOC137720675 gene encoding serine/arginine-rich splicing factor RS40-like isoform X4 yields the protein MEDERDAEYAIRGLDRKEFGRKGRRLRVEWTKQERGTRRSGASRRSSTNTRPSKTLFVINFDPYHTRTKDLERHFDSYGKIVSVRIRRNFAFVQYESQEDATRALEATNMSKLMDRVISVEYAVRDDDERSDGFSPDQRSRDRSPDRGRDRRRSPSPYKRERGSPDYGRGPSPGPYRRERGSPDYGHVTSPYRRERVSPDYGRGRSPSPYRRDRSDHGRVSSRSPRKERVSTDRVRDRSRSRSPYGREKLEVDNGHGPSRSPYKRERGSPENGPRRGPYKRERDSPEIGRLPSSSPYKRERASPENGRGPSGSPYERERTSPENGRVASPNSPPEARDSPNYGGPESPMNERYSSRSPQAEEE from the exons ATGGAGGATGAGAGAGATGCTGAATATGCCATTCGGGGACTTGACCGAAAAGAATTTGGTCGAAAAGGACGCAGGCTACGTGTCGAATGGACAAAG CAAGAACGTGGTACTAGAAGATCTGGTGCATCAAGAAGATCTTCGACTAATACAAGACCTTCAAAGACCTTGTTCGTCATAAATTTTGATCCATATCACACAAGGACCAAGGATTTGGAGAGGCATTTTGATTCATATGGGAAAATCGTCAGTGTAAGGATCAGAAGAAATTTTGCATTTGTTCAATATGAGTCGCAAGAGGATGCTACCAGGGCATTGGAAGCTACAAACATGAG CAAGTTGATGGATCGAGTTATATCAGTGGAATATGCAGTTCGTGATGATGATGAAAGAAGTGATGGATTTAGCCCTGACCAGAGAAGTCGTGATAGGTCTCCAGACAGAGGCCGTGATAGAAGAAGGTCCCCAAGTCCCTACAAAAGAGAGAGAGGTAGCCCTGATTATGGTCGTGGCCCTAGCCCCGGCCCCTACCGGAGAGAGAGGGGCAGTCCTGATTATGGACATGTAACAAGTCCTTATAGAAGAGAGAGAGTAAGTCCTGACTATGGCCGCGGGCGCAGCCCAAGTCCATATAGGAGGGACAGGTCTGATCATGGCCGCGTCTCTAGTCGTAGTCCTAGAAAAGAGAGGGTGAGTACTGACCGTGTTCGTGATCGTAGCCGTAGCCGAAGTCCTTATGGAAGAGAGAAGCTTGAGGTAGACAATGGCCATGGTCCCAGTCGGAGCCCAtataagagagagaggggtagTCCTGAAAATGGTCCCAGACGTGGTCCAtataagagagagagggatagtCCTGAAATTGGCCGTCTCCCAAGCAGTAGTCCATATAAGAGAGAGAGGGCCAGTCCTGAAAATGGTCGTGGCCCCAGTGGAAGTCCTTATGAAAGGGAGAGGACCAGTCCGGAAAATGGTCGCGTTGCAAGCCCAAATTCTCCGCCTGAAGCTAGGGACAGCCCCAACTATGGAGGGCCTGAAAGCCCCATGAATGAGAGATATAGCAG CCGTTCTCCACAAGCTGAGGAGGAATGA
- the LOC137721120 gene encoding two-component response regulator ORR24-like: MDATDSAEFRQSSSISKPSFVGMINILVVDDDATTLAIVSAMLKTWSYQVRSLYYFVEQFCKISLIQHTHTHTHTYFNTNIFFFLPHLISVVAVKNPMDALAILRAQKGAFDLVVTDLHMPQMDGFELHKHVRDEFKLPVIMMSADDNENVILKSLEGGFADYMVKPVSKDDIKNVWQYAEAAKKGKSVVIEEIEGAPREAPGEVDNGINSGMSSDTDEEQHEKKAEAKAKKAKKRNREGDNEERMVAPKKPKVVWTNSLHNQFLLAIRHIGLDKAVPKRILEFMNVPGLTRENVASHLQKYRMFLKRVAEKARLSKCLSERVFRSSFAFGHPGPVFNSMEAGDQYSQYLKLQQQMGASPINIASAFQPSSAGIDGNNINLLGSIQYPNYQQSSCSSNTMRSMPQLIGSGQSRLLNHITQANLLRHQPWLGNVNHQLISQASRRPGVFGMQQLMNNFGSSGGMSSNAANTTGLTTNNIITNNLIQIFQQARQHGIFTNNNPFSYNFGTPGIQNNVTNQQLIGNFSGTQMMSPNGRSELLGILNNFNGTGGFSSSGFNFNNETINGLTNRVRNVSLSGTTPPMATLGGSSSLSPSAGIGTSTTTSSAYQFRKDFSNNREDQQQNVSVLPPPAENTDDNSTTTPTLVNKNNLSPGQEMDKALDDLMISNLFVDQQNNYQPPPSSQQQGGDQDQLPPDFSSFLYPVEVPDATPNQMNPAVADQGLDTAVNKVSDPSPDQVPKPNSSGTYCVEENAPNEQSWSQQQGGDQQVLNPEFSGNVFESEDYNMLFQTALPFPDCDDDFLNVLLGDACKYLRRRCPSDCIFSPYFPPNNPQRFASVHRIHGASNVAKMLQQLPDHLRAEVADTLCYEAECRIQDLVYGCVKTISQLHHEIHNAECQLAKTRAEIAFINSGGGGGGGQEHHVHQTQEVQSDLSFFPDQTEVEATLFGSSSKAPWFI; this comes from the exons ATGGATGCTACAGATAGTGCTGAGTTTAGGCAATCTTCTTCCATTTCCAAACCATCTTTCGTTGGTATGATCAATATCTTGGTTGTGGACGACGATGCCACCACTCTAGCTATTGTTTCAGCAATGCTCAAAACATGGAGCTATCAAG TTAGATCGCTTTACTACTTCGTTGAACAATTTTGCAAGATTTCATTGatccaacacacacacacacacacacacacttacttcaacactaatattttttttttcttgccacACTTGATTTCAGTTGTCGCTGTTAAGAATCCTATGGATGCTTTGGCTATTCTTCGAGCACAAAAGGGCGCATTTGATCTTGTTGTTACGGACCTCCATATGCCTCAGATGGATGGGTTTGAATTACACAAGCATGTTCGTGATGAGTTCAAGCTACCTGTTATTA TGATGTCCGCAGATGACAACGAGAATGTGATACTAAAGAGTTTAGAGGGCGGATTTGCTGATTATATGGTAAAGCCTGTGAGCAAAGATGACATTAAAAATGTATGGCAGTATGCTGAGGCAGCTAAGAAAGGTAAATCTGTTGTCATAGAGGAAATAGAAGGTGCTCCAAGAGAAGCACCTGGTGAGGTGGACAATGGAATTAACTCTGGGATGTCTTCGGATACTGATGAGgaacaacatgagaaaaagGCCGAGGCAAAGGCGAAGAAGGCAAAAAAGAGAAATAGGGAAGGCGATAATGAGGAACGCATGGTTGCACCAAAGAAGCCAAAAGTGGTGTGGACAAATTCACTTCACAATCAGTTTCTATTGGCCATTAGACACATCGGTTTGGACA AGGCAGTGCCAAAGAGGATTCTCGAGTTCATGAATGTGCCAGGCTTGACCAGGGAAAATGTAGCTAGTCATTTGCAG AAGTATCGCATGTTCTTGAAACGAGTTGCTGAGAAAGCTAGACTTTCCAAGTGCTTGTCTGAGAGGGTGTTCAGGTCAAGCTTTGCATTTGGCCATCCAGGACCGGTCTTCAATAGTATGGAAGCAGGAGACCAATATTCACAGTACCTGAAATTACAACAGCAAATGGGAGCATCTCCAATCAATATTGCCTCTGCATTTCAACCATCCTCAGCTGGGATTGATGGAAATAACATTAATCTCCTTGGCTCGATCCAATACCCTAATTATCAGCAATCTTCATGCAGCAGCAACACCATGAGATCCATGCCTCAACTTATCGGTTCGGGGCAGTCCCGTCTGCTGAACCATATCACTCAAGCTAATCTTCTCCGCCATCAACCATGGCTTGGAAATGTGAATCATCAGCTGATTTCTCAAGCAAGTCGCCGCCCAGGGGTTTTTGGAATGCAACAACTGATGAACAATTTTGGATCAAGTGGAGGCATGTCTTCTAATGCTGCCAATACTACTGGACTTACCACCAATAATATTATTACAAATAATTTGATCCAAATTTTCCAACAAGCAAGGCAGCATGGCATTTTCACCAATAACAACCCATTCAGCTACAACTTTGGCACACCTGGAATTCAGAACAATGTTACTAATCAGCAGCTGATTGGTAATTTTTCAGGAACCCAAATGATGAGCCCTAATGGCAGATCTGAGCTACTGGGAATACTCAATAATTTCAATGGGACTGGTGGATTTTCATCAAGTGGGTTTAACTTCAACAATGAGACTATCAATGGCTTGACCAATAGGGTTCGAAACGTGAGTCTGAGTGGTACTACTCCACCAATGGCTACCTTAGGAGGTTCTTCATCGTTGTCGCCTTCGGCTGGGATTGGGACTAGCACTACTACTTCTAGTGCATATCAGTTTCGAAAAGATTTCAGTAACAACAGAGAAGATCAGCAACAAAATGTTTCAGTGTTGCCACCGCCAGCAGAGAATACCGATGATAATAGCACTACTACTCCTACATTGGTCAACAAGAATAATTTGTCTCCAGGACAAGAAATGGACAAAGCTCTTGATGATTTGATGATTAGTAATCTTTTCGTGGACCAGCAGAACAACTATcagcctcctccttcttctcaG CAACAAGGTGGAGATCAAGATCAACTTCCTCCTGACTTCTCTAGTTTCTTATATCCAGTTGAAGTGCCGGACGCTACTCCGAATCAAATGAACCCTGCTGTTGCGGACCAAGGTCTGGACACTGCTGTGAACAAAGTTTCCGACCCTTCTCCTGACCAGGTCCCAAAACCTAACTCTTCTGGCACTTACTGTGTCGAAGAAAATGCACCTAATGAACAATCTTGGAGCCAG CAGCAGGGAGGTGATCAACAAGTCCTCAACCCTGAATTCAGCGGCAATGTCTTTGAATCAGAGGACTACAACATGTTATTTCAGACAGCACTCCCTTTTCCG GATTGTGACGATGATTTCCTGAATGTCTTATTGGGTGATG CTTGCAAGTATCTGAGAAGAAGATGTCCTTCCGATTGCATTTTCTCTCCATATTTTCCTCCAAATAATCCTCAAAGATTTGCTTCTGTTCATAGGATCCATGGTGCCAGCAACGTTGCCAAAATGCTCCAG CAACTACCAGACCATCTGAGAGCTGAAGTAGCAGATACTTTGTGCTATGAAGCCGAATGTAGAATACAAGACTTAGTGTACGGTTGTGTTAAGACTATTTCCCAATTGCATCATGAAATTCACAACGCAGAATGTCAATTAGCGAAAACACGAGCTGAGATTGCCTTCATCAACTCTggcggtggaggaggaggaggacaagAACATCATGTGCATCAAACGCAAGAAGTTCAGTCCGACTTAAGTTTCTTTCCGGACCAAACAGAAGTTGAGGCAACCCTATTTGGTTCTTCCTCCAAAGCTCCTTGGTTTATTTGA